One Mycolicibacterium doricum genomic window, GGCCCGGTTGAGGGGGGTAGTCACCGGTTGTCATTGCATCCGCTCCTGACCGCGTAGTGGGTGGGAACGAATCTACCGCCGGAAGACGACGAACCGGGCGCTTCAACGCGCCCGGTTCGACAGGATCGACGACGGTCAGTGAAGCCGGCGCTTGGCCTCCTTGCGGACCTGCTTCTTGGACTGCTTGGTCTGCTTTCGGGTGGTCTCGGCCAGTTCGTTGGCCCGCTCGCGGGCCAGCAGAGCCAGTTCGGCGCTGCGTCCCTTGGCGACATCGGCCAGTTCGGGTGCGCGATCGCGGGCCACCTCGGCGAGCTCGGCGCCGCGCTTGCTCGCGACCTCGGCGAGCTCGGCGCCGCGCTTGCTCGCGACCTCGGCGAGCTCGGCGCCGCGCTTGGTCGCGACCTCGGCGAGCTCGGCGCCGCGCTTGGTCGCGACCTCGGCGAGCTCGGCGCCGCGTTCCCGCGCGACGCCCGCCAGCTCGCGTCCGCGCTCGGCACCGACGTGCAGGCCGTGGCCAAGCTTCTCGGCGAACTCACTGTCGGCCAGCGACCCGCCCGCCGCCGCGCCGACCGGCAGGGCCGCGGTGACCTTCTGCGCGGCCCGCCGACTGCGCCAACCCAGCGACGGCTTGCCCTCGGTATCCACGGCCGCGATGATCAGGCCGCCGATCAGGCTGACGTCGGTGAGGAAGGCGCGGCGCTCCTCGGCCTTACGCTCCGGGTCGGTCTCGGTCCAGAACATGTGGCCGCCGAGGCTGCCGGGCACCACACTGAACGCCAGCGCTGCGGACGCGAGGCGGGGCAGCTTGCCGGAGGCCAGCAGCAGCCCACCACCGATCTGCACGCCCGCGGCGATGCGGGCGACGGTCTCGGCATTGGTGGGCACGTTCGTGCCGACCGGATCAGGCAGCTTGCTCAAACCTTCGAGCGTTGGCTTGGCCGCGTCGACAGCCCGTTGGGGGCTCCGCAGAGCCTCCACTCCACGCCCGATGAACACAGCAGACAACATGGGTCGCGCGATACGTCGAATAAGCATGTTGCGGTGTGTTCCCCCGCCGAACATGTCACAAACGCCGCCGACGGACAGTCTTGCGCGTCGGTGCTGCGGAACGACGCCCGCGGCCTCACTTGAACGTCAGTGGATCGGCGACCGCGAAACAGCGCTGGGTGTTCGTCATGATCAGGACCTCTCGTACCGCGGCGGCGTCGATCCTTGGGAATTCGAACAGGCGGAGGTCGCCGCGATCGAGGATCGCACGGTCGGCGACGTCGACACCGGTGCTGGTGCGCACCAGCACGGTGACGGCGGTCGCATCGTCGACCAGCACCGTGACCATTACGCCGTCGCCGTCTGGTTGCCGGCCCCACGCGAGCGTCGGCGGGCAGGCGGGGTCGCCGTCGGCGTTCGGGGGGACACCAAGGTGCGCCGCGGCGACAGACACGTTGTTCCGGACCTTCGGCGCCTCGGATGCCGCGGCGGATGCTGCTATGGTTCGGGTCTCGGCCGGTTGGGCGGCCGGCCCGGGGTGGGCCAAACCAACGTCCAGACGGTACCCGCACCAGCTGACCGAGAGCGCGGTTGCGACGACCACGAAGGCCGCCTTGCCGATGTCCACGAGTTCCCCCTCGCTTGCCATCCCGACACCCCGCGGGTACCCCCTTGCCCGCGCGTCAATCGGCACCATGATCCCCTTATCGGGCGCCTGGAGAGACGCGGATCGCCGAATTCCGTCAGAAGACGACAAAAGCCGGAAC contains:
- a CDS encoding DoxX family protein, giving the protein MLIRRIARPMLSAVFIGRGVEALRSPQRAVDAAKPTLEGLSKLPDPVGTNVPTNAETVARIAAGVQIGGGLLLASGKLPRLASAALAFSVVPGSLGGHMFWTETDPERKAEERRAFLTDVSLIGGLIIAAVDTEGKPSLGWRSRRAAQKVTAALPVGAAAGGSLADSEFAEKLGHGLHVGAERGRELAGVARERGAELAEVATKRGAELAEVATKRGAELAEVASKRGAELAEVASKRGAELAEVARDRAPELADVAKGRSAELALLARERANELAETTRKQTKQSKKQVRKEAKRRLH